Proteins found in one Podarcis muralis chromosome 5, rPodMur119.hap1.1, whole genome shotgun sequence genomic segment:
- the LRRIQ3 gene encoding leucine-rich repeat and IQ domain-containing protein 3 codes for MEEEFAKYLVSASENLLLQYGQTADQKDAKKLRNLVMVRIRTQYLYNLKEMQYCVSLKICDLSGNFIVNIDALESCTSLIKLDLHNNQIEELPGPMFWVNMAGLQLLYLHNNSISALEDVHSLSFCPNLIALTLFNTPLCLKIAYRHIVVNSIFSLKALDYYVISDEEIIEDWKLPEKYKPFTPSFYIDFCPTSGKETTFQEEMEMVKKIISKINYILSFHSPVLIIQKWIRGYLIRKVLCLVPMQDVLRYKRYMRGGLKLPPLGSDRDVKQTALTKMEQRAEVKTHAPGILIKEVKDLKELHLYLRRLKYPIISTLLRLEEKKKMKEKKSKRSPKKEHLGWKEPEVKSDEMAMKFRLSIHRMHFYSLHDELQSCRERDKEIFDAVHDLRYFMQPVTPTKPIHEPVSIDKRTFAKAFGAVRLRPLCAIDKAYLESQKLDVELKKERHVMRMQIIKCEVTDYIHRLQEDKMEKVQMENEEGKLQTKDTLEEQKIKRSKSINKLRQNYTNFVNIKKKKTFENTFVQRFSTQHLSLTNGLLRMDGWRKNKEFVKERKVVVRQIIEEQKQRREMFENFREERQDMMQRQNTDEKQFRNCVAHEMARERYRQAKAKVEAIKQPRQMALYSLPVIGSSGTAVPVIEYDG; via the exons ATGGAGGAGGAATTTGCAAAATACCTTGTCTCTGCTTCTGAAAATCTGCTACTCCAATATGGGCAAACTGCCGATCAAAAAGATGCAAAGAAGCTGCGAAATCTCGTTATGGTCAGGATACGCACTCAGTATTTATACAATCTAAAAGAGATGCAGTATTGCGTTTCACTTAAAATATGTGATTTGTCTGGAAATTTCATTGTGAATATTGATGCACTTGAGTCTTGCACTAGTTTAATTAAACTGGATCTTCATAACAACCAG ATAGAAGAGCTTCCGGGCCCAATGTTTTGGGTAAACATGGCAGGACTGCAACTTCTGTATCTTCATAATAATAGCATTTCAGCACTGGAAGATGTGCATTCGTTATCCTTCTGCCCTAATCTGATCGCTCTCACCTTGTTCAACACTCCCCTGTGCCTGAAAATCGCATATAGGCATATTGTTGTTAACAGCATCTTTTCACTCAAGGCACTGGACTACTATGTTATTTCTGATGAGGAAATAATAGAAGACTGGAAGCTTCCTGAAAAATATAAACCCTTTACACCTAGCTTTTATATTGATTTTTGCCCTACTTCTGGAAAG GAAACTACATTTCAGGAAGAAATGGAAATGGTAAAAAAGATAATTTCCAAAATCAATTACATCCTATCTTTTCATTCACCAGTCCTGATTATTCAGAAATGGATAAGAGGATATTTAATTAGAAAAGTATTGTG CCTGGTTCCTATGCAAGATGTTCTGCGATATAAACGTTACATGAGAGGTGGACTAAAGCTACCACCTTTAGGATCTGATAGGGATGTGAAGCAGACAGCTTTGACTAAGATGGAACAGCGTGCGGAGGTCAAAACGCATGCACCTGGAATCCTA ATTAAAGAAGTGAAAGATCTTAAGGAGCTTCATTTATATTTGAGAAGATTAAAATATCCCATTATCTCGACCTTACTCAgattggaagaaaagaaaaaaatgaaagaaaagaaatccaaaAGGTCACCAAAGAAGG AGCACTTGGGCTGGAAGGAACCTGAAGTGAAATCTGATGagatggcaatgaaattcagGCTTTCCATAcatagaatgcatttttattcattgCATGATGAGCTGCAGTCGTGtcgagagagagacaaagaaatTTTTGACGCTGTACATGACTTGCGTTACTTCATGCAGCCTGTAACTCCAACTAAGCCTATTCATGAGCCAGTGAGCATAGATAAGAGGACCTTTGCTAAAGCATTTGGAGCTGTCAGACTTCGCCCCTTGTGTGCTATTGATAAAGCATACTTGGAAAGTCAAAAGTTGGATGTTGAGCTTAAAAAGGAGCGGCATGTCATGCGGATGCAGATTATTAAATGTGAAGTTACAGACTACATCCATCGTTTACAGGAAGATAAAATGGAGAAAGTTCAGATGGAAAACGAAGAGGGAAAGCTCCAGACTAAAGATACTCTGGAAGAGCAGAAGATCAAAAGATCAAAGTCAATTAATAAACTGAGGCAAAACTATACCAATTTTgtaaacatcaagaagaaaaaGACATTTGAAAATACATTTGTTCAGCGCTTCAGCACGCAACATCTTTCTTTGACAAATGGCTTATTaagaatggatggatggaggaaGAATAAGGAATTTGTGAAGGAACGAAAAGTTGTAGTTAGACAAATTATAGAAGAACAGAAGCAGCGAAGAGAGATGTTCGAAAATTTCCGTGAGGAGAG GCAAGATATGATGCAAAGACAAAACACAGATGAAAAACAGTTTAGGAACTGTGTGGCCCACGAAATGGCGAGAGAGAGATACAGGCAAGCCAAGGCAAAGGTTGAAGCCATCaagcaacccagacagatggcgCTGTACTCCTTGCCTGTGATTGGCAGTTCTGGCACTGCAGTGCCTGTCATAGAGTATGACGGCTAA